One window from the genome of Saprospiraceae bacterium encodes:
- a CDS encoding universal stress protein, translating into MEETKKSAEEFLNLIKKSRRGKFKIYIGMSAGVGKTFRMLQEAHALMRNGIDVKIGYIETHLRKETHDLLEGLPVIPRRKLFYKGKELEELDVQAVINLRPEVVIIDELAHTNIQGSKNEKRWQDVLEILEAGINVISAVNIQHIESLNDEVKAITGIEVTERIPDKVLALADDVVNIDLTAGELIIRLKEGKIYQAEKIQAALINFFKPEHILQLRELALKEVASQVERKVDIEVPKNVALRHERFLACISSNEKTAKKVIRKTARLANYYHSKWFVLYVQTPNERSDKIALDKQRHLINNFKLATELGAEIIKVENSSLSKAIIEQANERKITTICIGKPHLNLFKIILATSVFNELLKNLSSNDIDLVILS; encoded by the coding sequence AAGAATTTCTTAACCTCATTAAAAAATCGAGGCGTGGAAAATTTAAAATCTACATCGGTATGAGTGCTGGTGTTGGTAAAACGTTCCGCATGTTGCAGGAAGCTCATGCGCTGATGCGCAACGGGATTGATGTAAAAATAGGATACATCGAAACCCATTTACGCAAAGAAACGCATGACTTGCTGGAGGGTCTTCCGGTTATTCCGCGAAGGAAACTATTTTACAAGGGAAAGGAATTGGAAGAGTTAGATGTGCAGGCAGTAATCAATCTTCGTCCGGAAGTAGTGATTATTGACGAACTTGCACACACAAATATTCAGGGTAGCAAGAACGAAAAACGCTGGCAAGATGTACTCGAAATTTTGGAGGCGGGAATAAATGTGATTAGTGCTGTAAACATTCAGCATATCGAAAGTTTGAACGATGAAGTTAAAGCTATTACGGGAATTGAAGTGACAGAACGCATACCTGACAAAGTGTTGGCTTTGGCTGATGATGTAGTAAATATTGATTTAACAGCCGGAGAACTCATCATCCGTTTGAAAGAAGGGAAAATTTATCAAGCGGAAAAAATTCAGGCAGCATTAATCAACTTCTTTAAGCCTGAACACATTTTGCAGTTGCGCGAATTGGCTTTGAAAGAAGTGGCTTCACAAGTGGAGCGCAAAGTGGATATTGAAGTGCCAAAGAATGTAGCGCTGCGCCACGAAAGATTTTTAGCATGCATCAGTAGCAATGAAAAAACTGCCAAAAAGGTTATTCGTAAAACCGCCCGTCTGGCAAATTATTATCACAGCAAGTGGTTTGTGTTATATGTTCAAACCCCAAATGAACGATCGGATAAAATTGCTTTGGACAAACAAAGGCATCTTATCAATAATTTTAAACTGGCCACAGAATTAGGTGCTGAAATAATTAAAGTTGAGAATAGCTCTCTTTCAAAAGCGATCATCGAACAAGCAAACGAACGAAAAATCACGACGATTTGTATTGGTAAACCACACTTAAATTTGTTCAAAATTATTTTGGCAACAAGCGTTTTTAATGAACTTCTTAAAAATCTTAGCTCAAATGATATTGATCTAGTAATTTTATCTTAA